One genomic segment of Aquipluma nitroreducens includes these proteins:
- a CDS encoding response regulator transcription factor, giving the protein MRILTVEDEPSISNFIRDGLEEEGFAVDVADNGKKGLQLALDNLEEYDVILLDWMLPGMSGIEICRNIRLENKVVPIIFLTAKDTVDDVVFGLESGANDYIRKPFSFEELLARIRVLMRKNETQSTIFSAGDIVLNIEKHTVTKKENQIELTQKEFSLLEYFLRNKGKVCRRTRIIEEVWDIHFDYDNSVIDVYINSLRKKLDEVGKPSLITTVRGVGYKIDTDE; this is encoded by the coding sequence ATGCGAATTTTAACAGTAGAGGACGAGCCTTCTATTTCCAACTTCATCAGGGATGGACTGGAAGAAGAAGGCTTTGCCGTTGATGTGGCCGACAACGGTAAAAAAGGTTTGCAACTCGCCCTGGATAATCTGGAAGAGTATGATGTTATTCTGCTCGACTGGATGTTACCCGGAATGAGTGGAATTGAAATCTGCCGCAATATCCGGCTCGAAAACAAAGTTGTTCCCATTATTTTTCTTACGGCAAAGGATACTGTCGATGATGTTGTTTTCGGACTGGAATCCGGTGCCAACGATTACATCCGCAAACCTTTTTCGTTTGAAGAATTGCTTGCCCGCATCCGCGTTTTGATGCGCAAAAATGAAACTCAGTCGACTATTTTTTCAGCCGGAGACATTGTGTTGAACATTGAAAAACATACCGTGACCAAGAAAGAGAATCAGATTGAACTTACCCAAAAGGAATTTTCGTTGCTCGAATATTTTCTCCGGAATAAAGGAAAGGTTTGCCGACGGACGCGCATCATCGAAGAGGTGTGGGATATTCATTTCGACTACGACAATTCGGTGATTGATGTGTACATCAACTCATTACGAAAGAAGCTGGATGAGGTCGGAAAACCATCGCTCATCACCACTGTACGGGGTGTGGGTTATAAAATTGATACCGACGAATGA
- a CDS encoding DUF2231 domain-containing protein: MISATHLHAMIIHFPIALLMAGFLSEVIALFIKKEFFSQAAFYLLILGALGATAAYLTGGYAGEGIEEGPLKNPMELHEEAAAITLWLAIITALFRAVIFYFKYNRFWVKWLGIILFTALVGSVARTGYLGGQLVYSHGAGVQLALPDFGNTGNED, encoded by the coding sequence ATGATTTCAGCAACACACCTTCACGCAATGATTATTCATTTCCCGATTGCCCTTCTGATGGCAGGGTTTCTTTCGGAAGTAATCGCACTTTTTATTAAAAAGGAATTCTTCAGTCAGGCAGCCTTTTACCTCTTGATACTTGGAGCCTTGGGTGCTACGGCAGCTTATCTTACTGGTGGCTATGCCGGAGAAGGGATTGAAGAAGGCCCTCTTAAAAATCCGATGGAGCTGCACGAAGAAGCTGCAGCAATTACGCTTTGGCTGGCCATTATAACTGCATTATTCAGAGCTGTTATTTTCTACTTTAAATATAACCGGTTCTGGGTAAAATGGTTGGGCATCATTTTATTTACCGCTTTGGTTGGGTCAGTTGCTAGAACAGGATATCTCGGTGGTCAATTGGTTTATAGCCATGGAGCCGGGGTTCAATTGGCACTTCCCGATTTTGGCAATACGGGTAACGAGGATTAA
- a CDS encoding RNA polymerase sigma-70 factor, translating into MENIQLNIRLKEGNPSAFEELFKKTFPRMLGYCKLFIHDQAQANDLVQECFVKLWEKRNTIKSTQSIESLLFVMLRNKCLNFLRDQKLRDFEKNIELLKENELQHLYQLDFIGKEEKTLEESLIEAIRESVEKLPEKRKLVFIKAKIEGKKNKDVADELGISLKAVEKHLHQAKEQIRTEVLEKFPLLSILIAFILR; encoded by the coding sequence GTGGAAAACATCCAGTTAAATATCAGGTTAAAAGAAGGCAATCCCTCAGCTTTCGAAGAACTGTTTAAAAAAACATTTCCACGAATGCTCGGCTATTGTAAGCTTTTTATTCATGATCAGGCTCAGGCAAACGATTTAGTACAGGAGTGCTTTGTGAAACTATGGGAAAAACGAAACACCATCAAATCCACACAATCCATTGAAAGTTTGCTGTTTGTAATGCTCCGGAATAAATGCCTGAATTTTTTGCGCGATCAAAAGTTGCGCGACTTCGAAAAAAATATTGAATTGCTAAAGGAAAATGAACTTCAGCACCTTTACCAGTTGGATTTTATCGGCAAAGAAGAAAAAACGCTAGAGGAAAGCCTGATTGAAGCCATTCGCGAATCAGTTGAAAAACTTCCGGAGAAACGAAAACTGGTTTTTATAAAGGCTAAAATCGAAGGCAAAAAGAATAAAGATGTAGCCGATGAATTAGGCATCTCGTTAAAAGCTGTTGAAAAACACCTCCACCAGGCCAAAGAACAAATCAGAACTGAAGTGTTGGAGAAATTCCCTTTACTATCAATACTGATTGCATTTATCCTTAGATAG
- a CDS encoding FecR family protein: protein MKLIITKYLRGKSSTEEQNELLHWIRKEEHLCEFQQIKEDWNDEVMKESVPAEFVNDWASIQNRMMEELQESVQRKQRALNFFRYAAILLVIIAVPAFLYFQSFNQQTNPLAYTTVAADYGQISKVVLPDSTVIWVNSGSTIKYNNEFSAKNRDIELIGEAYFKVHKNKDLPLVVASDDLRVKVLGTEFSVSAYPEEKNIQVVLEKGKIELASVSMANLKQEMKPGELVDYTKTNKKMILSTVNTELFTSWKDGIINIYNLPLSDLVIKLEKRYNQKFEVDDEIKDLPYTFTIKNEKLSNILSLMEKITPVDVVQSGNIMKLKSNQQKKLNKVN, encoded by the coding sequence ATGAAATTAATTATCACCAAATATTTACGAGGAAAGAGCTCTACCGAAGAGCAAAACGAATTGCTTCACTGGATCAGAAAAGAAGAACATCTGTGCGAATTTCAGCAAATAAAAGAAGACTGGAACGATGAAGTTATGAAAGAATCTGTTCCCGCCGAATTTGTCAACGACTGGGCTTCCATCCAAAACCGGATGATGGAAGAATTGCAAGAGTCTGTTCAACGTAAACAGCGCGCGCTAAACTTCTTCAGGTATGCTGCAATTTTACTGGTCATAATAGCTGTTCCTGCATTCCTTTATTTTCAGTCATTTAACCAACAAACCAATCCGCTTGCATACACCACCGTGGCTGCTGATTATGGACAAATTTCAAAAGTTGTACTACCCGATAGCACAGTTATCTGGGTCAATTCCGGATCAACGATCAAATACAACAATGAATTTTCGGCTAAGAACCGAGACATTGAGTTGATTGGTGAGGCCTATTTCAAAGTTCATAAGAATAAAGATTTGCCTTTGGTGGTAGCAAGCGATGATTTGCGAGTCAAGGTTCTGGGAACCGAATTTAGTGTATCAGCTTATCCTGAAGAAAAAAACATTCAGGTAGTTCTGGAAAAAGGAAAAATCGAACTTGCGTCAGTTTCAATGGCTAACCTCAAACAAGAGATGAAACCAGGCGAATTGGTAGATTATACCAAAACGAATAAAAAAATGATCCTTTCAACAGTTAATACTGAATTATTCACATCATGGAAAGATGGAATAATCAACATTTATAATCTTCCGCTCAGCGATTTGGTTATCAAACTCGAAAAAAGATACAACCAGAAGTTTGAGGTTGACGATGAGATAAAAGATCTGCCCTACACATTCACAATCAAAAACGAAAAATTGAGCAATATCTTAAGTCTGATGGAAAAAATCACTCCGGTTGATGTTGTTCAAAGTGGAAATATAATGAAATTAAAGTCTAATCAACAGAAGAAACTAAATAAGGTAAATTAA
- a CDS encoding STN domain-containing protein: MRLTLLFLFVGLMQVSASLYSQNTKFSLEFRNARVVDVLEAIENQSEFRFAYSAEYIDMNRKVNVDLKGKSIEQTLGVLFEGTGVTYSITDRHILLFQADQMSNVSTQQKSVSGTVTDSSGGDFREFQ; encoded by the coding sequence ATGCGACTAACATTATTATTTCTATTTGTAGGTTTGATGCAGGTTTCTGCCAGCCTCTACAGTCAAAACACTAAATTCAGTCTGGAATTCCGAAATGCACGTGTAGTTGACGTTCTGGAAGCTATTGAGAACCAAAGCGAATTTCGGTTTGCTTACAGTGCTGAGTACATTGATATGAACCGAAAAGTGAATGTCGATCTTAAAGGTAAAAGCATCGAACAAACTTTAGGTGTTCTTTTCGAAGGAACTGGCGTGACCTATTCTATAACCGACCGCCACATTTTGCTGTTTCAGGCAGATCAAATGTCGAATGTTTCCACACAGCAAAAATCAGTATCAGGAACGGTAACAGACTCCTCTGGGGGGGACTTCCGGGAGTTTCAGTAG
- a CDS encoding SusC/RagA family TonB-linked outer membrane protein, producing MDGKFSLNKVENGATLEFTFIGMKSQTIQVGGKSTINIIMEEETIGIEEVVAIGYGTMRKQDVTGSISQAKGSELAKSQSFSALDNLRGKVSGVSIYSNSGQPGAYQSRVVIRGLSTINSSSNPLYVVDGVVMENFGLMNPNDIETIEVLKDASSAAIYGARGANGVILVTTKHGKKDGEGTTISYQGSAGVSTVARYMDLLNSQEWTDAFMQGLANENKYMDKTWSLDKTKWFTDRNYFDAAGNPLYDTDWQKEATRTAFSQNHQLNIQQAGATSSTGAFINYTDQEGVVNNTYSKRLNAKISFDAKPTKWLSTSINLMANHSWGRYTPETGGGQDARRTMIEMLPWLPVRDANGKYTNSASSSMSDTFGFEGMSNPASILELQKRMNYNTQIFGNAALTFHLLDGLDLKTQLGVDNHNITYRGYSSTTLNNISMPNGWAEINHANTLYWQEESYLTYNKVIGMHRLNTMAGLSWQERNYNYDRSYTEGFSDDFFEWNNMGAGTTPSTPESNFNKWSMNSYFLRFGYTYNDKYSATVTGRYDGSSKFGKNNKYAFFPSAGLAWNVSQENFLKNNETISNLKLHTSYGLTGNSEIDPYQSLASVGSGTLLLDGSRSAYSYINSIANPDLKWEKTAQFDLGFNLGLWKNSLNFDVSYYQKKTTDLLLDCPLPTSSGYGSIFKNIGSVQNQGFDIMVDATPVRVKDFKWNTTLNLNYNKNKILHLGENDEDIEMNGWVGGSESILRVGENLSSFYGYRRLGVYTDEDFAAGTCTKSQVGRAKRTTEKEIIGKGMPDWTGSFINNLTYKNFDLTIDMQFVWGVETMQQFYHSTYDRFGITNGLSNILYDAYNGTNPNTMEQAIYLSNSGHAGQNTTVDSGWIADGSYLRANLIQLGYNIPSVKCKSIGVANLRLYANVNNAFMICSSKFNGYDPESTSQGDSNKFGQNMTFFSYPRARTWTMGVNVTF from the coding sequence ATGGATGGAAAATTTTCGCTTAACAAGGTCGAAAATGGTGCCACGCTGGAATTCACTTTCATAGGTATGAAATCCCAGACCATACAGGTGGGCGGAAAAAGTACCATCAATATAATTATGGAAGAAGAAACCATTGGTATTGAAGAAGTTGTGGCCATTGGTTACGGTACAATGCGTAAACAGGATGTAACAGGATCAATTTCACAAGCTAAAGGATCTGAATTAGCTAAGAGCCAAAGCTTTAGTGCATTAGATAATTTGAGAGGTAAAGTTTCGGGTGTAAGTATCTATTCAAATTCAGGACAGCCAGGAGCTTATCAAAGCCGTGTCGTTATCAGAGGTTTGTCCACTATTAATTCCTCATCAAATCCGTTATATGTTGTTGATGGCGTGGTAATGGAGAATTTTGGACTGATGAATCCGAATGACATCGAAACTATTGAAGTGTTAAAAGATGCTTCTTCTGCAGCTATTTATGGTGCACGTGGTGCTAACGGCGTTATTCTTGTCACTACAAAACATGGCAAAAAGGATGGCGAAGGAACTACAATAAGTTATCAGGGATCTGCGGGTGTTAGTACTGTAGCTCGTTATATGGATTTACTTAATTCGCAGGAATGGACCGATGCTTTTATGCAGGGACTTGCAAACGAAAATAAGTACATGGATAAAACATGGTCGCTTGACAAGACTAAATGGTTTACTGATCGTAATTATTTCGATGCAGCAGGAAATCCGTTGTACGATACCGATTGGCAGAAAGAAGCAACCAGAACAGCTTTCTCTCAAAACCACCAATTGAACATTCAGCAGGCTGGAGCAACTTCTTCAACTGGTGCATTTATCAATTATACTGATCAGGAAGGGGTTGTTAATAATACTTACAGCAAACGCTTGAATGCTAAGATTTCTTTTGATGCCAAACCAACCAAATGGTTATCAACATCCATTAATTTAATGGCAAACCATTCATGGGGACGTTATACTCCGGAAACAGGTGGAGGACAGGATGCACGACGCACAATGATTGAAATGTTGCCATGGTTGCCAGTAAGAGATGCAAACGGCAAATACACAAATTCGGCAAGCTCATCAATGTCAGATACTTTTGGATTTGAAGGAATGTCGAATCCTGCTTCTATTCTGGAATTGCAGAAACGAATGAACTACAACACTCAGATATTTGGGAATGCAGCTTTAACGTTTCATTTGTTAGATGGACTTGACCTTAAAACTCAGCTAGGTGTTGATAATCACAACATAACATACCGCGGTTATTCTTCTACTACCCTGAACAATATATCCATGCCGAACGGTTGGGCCGAAATAAATCACGCCAACACACTCTATTGGCAAGAAGAATCGTACCTGACCTATAATAAGGTGATTGGTATGCATCGTTTGAATACAATGGCTGGTCTTTCATGGCAAGAGCGTAATTATAACTATGATAGATCCTACACCGAAGGATTTAGTGATGATTTCTTCGAATGGAACAATATGGGAGCAGGTACAACACCTTCAACGCCGGAATCTAACTTCAACAAGTGGTCGATGAATTCTTATTTCCTTCGTTTTGGTTATACCTACAATGATAAATATTCTGCAACTGTGACTGGTCGTTATGATGGATCGTCAAAATTTGGAAAGAATAATAAATATGCATTTTTCCCATCTGCAGGTTTAGCATGGAATGTATCTCAGGAAAACTTCTTGAAGAACAACGAAACAATCAGCAATTTAAAACTTCATACCAGTTATGGTTTAACCGGTAATTCCGAAATTGATCCATATCAATCATTAGCGTCTGTTGGATCAGGCACATTGCTTCTTGATGGTTCAAGATCTGCTTATTCATACATTAACTCAATCGCAAATCCTGATTTAAAATGGGAGAAAACAGCTCAATTTGATCTTGGATTCAACCTGGGTTTATGGAAAAACAGTTTAAACTTTGATGTTTCTTATTATCAAAAGAAAACAACAGATTTATTGCTCGACTGCCCACTTCCAACGTCTTCAGGCTATGGTTCAATTTTCAAAAATATTGGGTCAGTACAAAACCAAGGTTTTGATATTATGGTTGATGCTACTCCTGTTCGAGTTAAAGACTTTAAATGGAACACTACGTTGAACCTAAACTACAATAAAAACAAAATTCTTCATTTAGGCGAAAACGACGAAGACATTGAAATGAATGGCTGGGTTGGAGGTTCTGAAAGTATTTTACGTGTTGGCGAAAATTTAAGTAGTTTCTATGGCTACAGAAGATTAGGTGTCTATACCGACGAAGATTTTGCCGCAGGTACTTGTACAAAAAGCCAGGTAGGCCGTGCAAAACGTACTACAGAAAAAGAAATCATAGGTAAAGGTATGCCTGACTGGACTGGTAGTTTCATCAATAACTTAACTTACAAGAATTTTGATTTAACCATTGATATGCAGTTCGTATGGGGAGTAGAAACAATGCAACAATTCTACCATTCAACTTACGACCGTTTTGGTATTACAAATGGGTTGAGCAATATCTTATATGATGCATATAACGGAACCAATCCAAATACAATGGAACAAGCCATCTATTTGAGTAACTCCGGACATGCAGGACAAAACACTACTGTTGATTCTGGCTGGATTGCCGATGGTTCTTATTTGAGAGCTAACCTTATTCAATTGGGGTATAACATTCCTAGTGTAAAATGCAAATCAATTGGCGTTGCAAACCTACGTTTATATGCTAATGTGAATAATGCATTTATGATCTGTTCAAGTAAGTTCAACGGATACGATCCTGAATCAACATCTCAGGGAGACTCCAATAAATTTGGACAGAACATGACATTCTTCTCATACCCAAGAGCCAGAACTTGGACAATGGGAGTAAACGTAACATTTTAA
- a CDS encoding RagB/SusD family nutrient uptake outer membrane protein: MKKILICLSVGLLWLTSCNEFLDESPKSSLTDVDYYKTEAQAKANVNYLYRNGAPRRISQASSAYIGPKASITGMLTGYFSNSYEGQEVVCKYSRMLTRQDHTNEISDTSDDIWDNCYSAINVANNAIASIPKISMETAVANRLTAEAKFFRAFNYFYLVKTFGDVPLLLEPTTLDNLYPARAAAASVYEQIESDLKEAIAVLPAATFAANGHRITKYVAAMALADVYFHKGDYANAKTYAKIVVESPHSLTPNSNLSDNSAFNKLRSTDDLNEVIYCQEYDASISNGSWWPTYAFSSAATGVFGTYSIFERVYGPIDQFLNVYPSTDLRIQPKQFFHWNYTNPNTGKTWTAPVGQAGCWYYYDEDALLTTGKATKDWNFYRLSEAYLDYAEAIAQTDGVTDEAAGYLAQVQFRANTLGETEAQIKASLLSLSKQSFIEACWTERIREFPLEFKIWDDCVRTMKFPVISATEKGKVSYVDLIGAQNAAGATFKATDLVFPISLSELQRNPKLTQNAGYATK; encoded by the coding sequence ATGAAAAAGATATTAATATGCTTATCAGTGGGCCTTCTTTGGTTGACCTCATGTAATGAGTTTCTGGATGAAAGTCCGAAATCATCTTTAACAGATGTCGATTATTACAAAACAGAAGCCCAGGCCAAAGCTAATGTGAATTATTTATACCGTAATGGCGCACCAAGGCGTATTTCCCAAGCCTCTAGTGCCTACATCGGCCCAAAAGCCTCTATAACTGGTATGCTGACTGGCTATTTCAGCAATAGCTACGAAGGACAGGAAGTTGTTTGCAAGTATTCCCGTATGCTGACTCGTCAGGATCACACCAATGAAATTTCGGATACTTCTGATGATATCTGGGATAATTGTTACAGCGCGATTAACGTTGCCAACAATGCCATTGCCAGCATTCCAAAAATAAGTATGGAAACTGCCGTTGCCAATAGGCTGACTGCAGAAGCTAAGTTTTTCCGTGCATTCAACTATTTTTATTTGGTAAAAACATTTGGTGATGTGCCATTGCTGCTCGAACCTACAACATTAGATAATCTGTACCCAGCGAGAGCGGCTGCAGCCAGTGTTTACGAACAAATTGAGTCTGATTTGAAAGAAGCAATTGCTGTTTTGCCGGCTGCAACATTTGCTGCCAATGGACACCGGATTACCAAATACGTTGCTGCTATGGCTTTAGCCGATGTGTACTTCCATAAGGGAGACTACGCCAATGCAAAGACCTATGCTAAAATAGTAGTTGAATCACCGCATTCGTTGACTCCAAATAGCAATTTATCAGACAATAGTGCTTTCAATAAATTGCGCTCAACTGATGACTTGAATGAAGTTATCTATTGTCAGGAATATGATGCAAGTATCAGCAATGGCAGTTGGTGGCCAACCTATGCATTTTCATCGGCAGCAACAGGTGTTTTTGGCACATACTCGATTTTCGAAAGAGTATACGGTCCAATTGACCAATTCTTAAATGTTTATCCAAGTACTGATCTTCGTATTCAGCCTAAACAGTTTTTCCATTGGAATTACACAAATCCAAATACAGGCAAAACATGGACAGCCCCAGTTGGACAGGCAGGTTGTTGGTACTACTATGACGAAGATGCTTTGTTGACTACTGGTAAAGCAACTAAAGATTGGAATTTCTATCGTTTGTCAGAAGCTTATCTGGATTATGCTGAAGCAATTGCTCAAACAGATGGAGTTACCGATGAAGCCGCTGGCTATTTGGCACAGGTTCAGTTCCGTGCCAACACCTTAGGTGAAACGGAAGCACAAATCAAGGCTAGTTTATTGTCTTTATCAAAACAGAGCTTTATAGAAGCTTGTTGGACCGAAAGAATCCGTGAATTCCCGTTAGAATTCAAAATCTGGGATGATTGCGTACGTACAATGAAATTCCCGGTTATTTCAGCTACCGAAAAAGGCAAAGTTTCGTATGTTGATTTGATCGGAGCACAAAATGCAGCAGGCGCTACTTTTAAAGCAACTGATTTAGTATTCCCGATTTCATTAAGCGAATTACAACGCAATCCGAAATTGACACAGAATGCAGGATATGCAACTAAATAA
- a CDS encoding GH92 family glycosyl hydrolase codes for MRTMQIIPSLRIFGLVLVHLCLASGLSAQQQPVDYVNPYIGNISHLLVPTFPTIHLPNSFLRVYPERGDFTGNLLHGLPLVVTSHRGSSAFNLSSFQGNENDLKPVISYSYDQEKLTPYSYSVYLDEQQTEVQFGLSHQSAMYELKFSQNQAAYLILNSQNGSLKWNDDAISGFQTIDGNTRVYIYLKPEQTPESISVLKENELVNEKEASGKNACVVLKFGQGAKTVRLRYGISFIDTDQAHKNLNREIPDYDLKSLQESGRKIWNESLGKIEVTGGTDNEKTIFYTSFYRTFERPVCISEDGRYYSAFDGTVHNDNGTPFFTDDWIWDSYRAHHPLRVLVDPKKEEQILHSFVEMAGQMKHNWWPTFPEITGDSRRMNSNHGVASVIDAYRKGLRGFDLEKAYEACKGAITEKTLAPWSGMPAGELDQFYKEHGYIPALHEGEKETIPEVNSFEKRQPVAVTLGTSYDEWCLGQLAGELGKKDDAAYFGKASFNYRNLFNTETKFFHPKDKYGKFIEPFDYRFSGGIGARESYGENNGWTYRWDVQHNIPDLIDLMGGKSEFANNLDALFSTPMGRGKREFYTQLPDQTGNVGQFTMANEPSLHIPYLYNYAGQPWKTQKVIRMLLHEWFRNDLMGVPGDEDGGGMTSFVVFSYMGFYPVTPGMPIYSIGSPIFTNVKIHLDNGKIFEIEANNASAENKYIQSATLNGTTWDKPWFSHKDLANGGKLILQMGPKANRSWGSSADNAPLSETGSN; via the coding sequence ATGAGAACAATGCAAATCATTCCTTCATTACGTATTTTCGGACTTGTACTTGTGCATTTATGCCTTGCAAGTGGACTTTCAGCCCAACAACAACCAGTCGATTACGTCAATCCTTACATTGGGAATATCAGTCATTTGCTGGTGCCAACTTTTCCAACCATTCATCTTCCTAACAGTTTCTTGCGCGTTTATCCCGAACGGGGCGATTTTACCGGCAATTTACTGCATGGCTTGCCTTTGGTGGTAACCAGTCACCGCGGAAGTTCTGCCTTTAACCTGAGCTCGTTTCAGGGCAATGAGAATGACCTGAAACCAGTTATTTCGTACAGTTACGACCAGGAAAAACTGACTCCATATTCGTATTCGGTGTACCTCGATGAGCAGCAAACTGAGGTTCAGTTTGGACTTTCGCACCAGTCGGCCATGTACGAATTGAAATTTTCGCAAAACCAGGCTGCTTACCTGATCCTGAACTCACAAAACGGTTCGCTAAAATGGAACGACGATGCGATTTCGGGATTTCAAACCATCGATGGGAATACACGTGTTTACATTTACCTGAAGCCCGAACAAACACCGGAAAGCATTTCTGTTTTGAAAGAAAACGAATTGGTAAACGAGAAAGAAGCTTCAGGTAAAAATGCTTGTGTTGTCCTGAAATTTGGTCAGGGAGCAAAAACTGTTCGTTTACGCTACGGCATTTCGTTCATCGATACCGATCAGGCGCATAAAAATTTAAACCGCGAAATTCCGGATTACGATTTAAAATCACTTCAGGAAAGCGGGCGAAAAATATGGAACGAATCGCTCGGAAAAATTGAGGTGACAGGCGGCACGGATAATGAGAAAACTATTTTCTACACCTCGTTTTACCGCACGTTCGAACGCCCGGTCTGCATTTCGGAAGATGGCCGGTATTACAGCGCATTCGACGGAACCGTTCACAACGACAACGGAACTCCTTTTTTTACCGACGACTGGATTTGGGATTCGTACCGGGCACACCATCCGTTACGTGTGCTTGTTGATCCGAAGAAAGAAGAACAGATCTTGCATTCGTTTGTAGAAATGGCCGGACAGATGAAACACAATTGGTGGCCTACTTTTCCGGAAATTACAGGGGACAGCCGTCGAATGAACTCCAATCACGGTGTAGCTTCGGTGATTGATGCCTACCGAAAAGGCCTGCGCGGATTTGATCTGGAGAAAGCTTATGAAGCCTGCAAAGGTGCAATTACCGAAAAAACATTGGCGCCATGGTCGGGAATGCCTGCCGGAGAGCTTGATCAATTCTACAAAGAGCATGGTTATATTCCTGCGCTGCATGAAGGCGAAAAAGAAACTATTCCAGAAGTCAACTCATTCGAAAAACGCCAACCGGTTGCTGTAACGTTGGGTACATCATACGATGAATGGTGCCTTGGCCAACTGGCCGGTGAACTGGGCAAAAAAGATGATGCCGCTTATTTCGGAAAGGCTTCATTCAATTATCGCAATTTATTTAATACGGAAACCAAATTTTTCCATCCCAAAGACAAATACGGAAAGTTTATAGAGCCTTTTGATTATCGATTTTCAGGAGGGATTGGCGCACGCGAATCTTACGGTGAAAACAATGGCTGGACCTATCGCTGGGATGTTCAGCACAACATTCCCGATTTAATTGATTTGATGGGAGGAAAATCCGAATTTGCAAATAATCTGGATGCCTTATTTTCTACTCCAATGGGACGGGGAAAAAGAGAATTTTATACCCAGTTACCCGATCAAACCGGAAATGTAGGGCAATTTACAATGGCCAACGAACCCTCATTGCATATTCCCTATTTGTACAATTATGCCGGACAGCCCTGGAAAACGCAGAAAGTAATCCGGATGCTGCTTCACGAATGGTTTCGCAACGATTTGATGGGTGTTCCGGGCGATGAAGATGGAGGCGGAATGACTTCATTCGTGGTATTTTCGTACATGGGATTTTATCCGGTGACTCCCGGCATGCCCATTTACAGTATTGGGAGTCCAATATTCACAAATGTCAAAATTCATCTGGACAATGGTAAAATCTTCGAAATCGAAGCTAACAATGCTTCGGCTGAGAATAAATACATCCAATCGGCAACTCTAAACGGAACGACTTGGGACAAACCGTGGTTTAGTCATAAGGATCTTGCAAATGGAGGCAAACTGATTCTTCAAATGGGGCCGAAAGCCAATCGCAGCTGGGGAAGTTCAGCAGATAATGCCCCTCTTTCGGAAACAGGAAGCAATTAA